The following proteins are encoded in a genomic region of Gimesia algae:
- a CDS encoding GntR family transcriptional regulator has translation MMQILTLTSYIKADLIARLSRDELPPESLTLAALSDHYKVSVTPIYHAINELIEEGYLYREKNRRLCVNSDRIGDARTAALSPQPAPPEDHFKRITDDLLTMSLKGESLFLREMASAKKYGISRTSLRNIFNRLAGDGMLEHVPRRGWKLRSFNQHDLDAFIEVRVVLELKALDLAKGRLDRQVLQKILAGNQVPATDDEPLQIDNSLHEYLIKQSDNYYIISFFDRHGRYFDLLFLWESNDRAAAIQEIQQHQRILTALLEEDWTTARKELEFHLRSNHPVLSQLKR, from the coding sequence ATGATGCAGATTTTGACACTCACCAGTTATATCAAAGCCGATCTGATTGCGCGGCTGTCGCGGGATGAGCTTCCGCCGGAATCGCTGACGCTCGCTGCGCTCTCGGATCATTACAAGGTGAGCGTCACTCCCATCTATCATGCCATCAATGAGCTGATCGAAGAAGGGTACCTCTATCGCGAAAAGAACCGGCGGCTCTGCGTCAATAGTGATCGAATCGGCGATGCCCGCACTGCGGCGCTGTCACCACAGCCAGCCCCTCCCGAAGATCATTTCAAACGGATCACCGATGACCTGCTCACGATGAGCCTCAAAGGGGAATCGCTGTTTCTGCGGGAGATGGCGTCTGCGAAAAAGTATGGCATCAGCCGCACCAGTCTGCGGAATATTTTCAATCGACTGGCGGGCGACGGCATGCTCGAACATGTGCCCCGGCGCGGCTGGAAACTGCGGTCGTTTAATCAGCACGATCTCGACGCCTTCATCGAAGTTCGCGTGGTGCTGGAACTCAAGGCCCTGGATCTGGCAAAGGGGAGACTTGACAGACAGGTATTGCAGAAGATTCTCGCCGGCAACCAGGTCCCCGCCACGGATGACGAGCCATTACAGATCGACAACAGTCTGCACGAGTATCTGATCAAGCAGTCGGACAACTATTACATCATCAGTTTCTTCGATCGGCACGGCCGCTATTTCGACCTGCTGTTCCTCTGGGAATCGAACGATCGCGCCGCCGCGATTCAGGAAATCCAGCAGCATCAGCGGATTCTCACGGCGTTACTCGAGGAAGACTGGACGACCGCCCGCAAAGAACTGGAGTTCCACCTCCGCAGCAATCATCCCGTATTATCGCAGCTGAAACGCTGA
- a CDS encoding acyltransferase family protein, translated as MSQNNPNSDSQNSETIPLQKTPGVEVSAEVEPARAVTEQDLRLKEKKKPEANQRLVSLDAYRGFVMLAMASGGLAVASVVRNSPEVLDQYNGTQWETSWKTLWQTLSYQLSHVEWTGSAFWDLIQPSFMFMVGVSMPFSVRKRKQKGDSTFKIWMHAIFRAVLLVALGVFLSSQAGPQTNFTFANVLCQIGLGYLVVFFYVNRSFVTQLIGVATILGGYWFFFYQYMPPEDELAAVKTYLKEVQHKDEAEWSQFSGIGSAWNKHTNAAAAVDRQFLNMFPRYDNPKDDPDQGDTFWVNNGGYQTLNFIPSIATMLFGLMAGQLLISNRLEKRKIKWLLQAGLICFGISMLLDTSIWPVNINNWEWHLVPIVKRIWSPGWALFSAGWAFWFLAVFYWIIDVKGYKRWAFPLVVVGMNSIAMYCMAQLMRPWITKSLKIHLNTLDQATGWTVYDSLFVADCPYSPIAVSATVLFVLWLICLWMYLQRIFIKI; from the coding sequence ATGTCGCAAAATAATCCCAATTCCGACTCGCAAAACTCCGAAACCATCCCGCTGCAGAAAACGCCGGGCGTGGAAGTCTCCGCTGAGGTCGAACCGGCCAGAGCAGTGACGGAGCAGGATCTACGTCTGAAAGAAAAGAAAAAGCCGGAAGCCAATCAGCGTCTGGTCTCACTGGACGCCTATCGCGGCTTTGTGATGCTGGCGATGGCCTCGGGCGGGCTGGCGGTTGCCAGTGTCGTGCGGAATTCCCCCGAAGTGCTGGATCAGTATAACGGCACACAGTGGGAGACCTCCTGGAAAACGCTCTGGCAGACGCTCTCCTATCAGTTGAGTCACGTCGAATGGACGGGGTCCGCCTTCTGGGACCTGATTCAACCTTCGTTCATGTTCATGGTCGGCGTGTCGATGCCCTTCTCCGTCCGTAAACGCAAACAGAAGGGAGATTCCACGTTCAAGATCTGGATGCACGCAATCTTTCGTGCCGTCCTGCTGGTGGCGCTGGGCGTTTTTCTCTCTTCGCAAGCCGGACCACAGACGAATTTCACGTTTGCGAATGTCTTATGTCAGATCGGCCTGGGATACCTGGTGGTCTTCTTTTATGTGAACCGCTCGTTTGTGACGCAGCTGATTGGCGTGGCCACCATTCTGGGTGGCTACTGGTTCTTTTTCTATCAGTACATGCCCCCTGAGGACGAACTGGCCGCCGTCAAAACGTATCTCAAGGAAGTCCAGCATAAGGACGAAGCGGAGTGGTCGCAGTTTTCCGGGATCGGCAGTGCCTGGAATAAACATACTAACGCAGCGGCCGCCGTCGATCGTCAGTTTCTGAATATGTTTCCGCGGTATGATAACCCGAAAGATGACCCCGACCAGGGGGATACGTTCTGGGTGAATAACGGCGGCTATCAGACGCTCAATTTCATCCCGTCGATTGCCACGATGCTGTTCGGACTGATGGCGGGACAACTGCTGATTTCGAATCGACTGGAGAAAAGGAAGATCAAATGGCTGCTGCAGGCGGGGCTGATCTGCTTTGGAATTTCGATGCTGCTGGATACGTCCATCTGGCCCGTGAATATCAACAACTGGGAATGGCATCTGGTGCCGATTGTGAAACGCATCTGGTCTCCCGGCTGGGCGCTCTTCAGTGCCGGCTGGGCCTTCTGGTTCCTGGCGGTCTTTTACTGGATCATTGATGTCAAAGGGTACAAAAGATGGGCCTTCCCGCTTGTGGTGGTCGGCATGAACTCGATTGCCATGTACTGTATGGCCCAGTTGATGCGACCCTGGATCACAAAATCGCTCAAGATTCATCTGAACACATTGGACCAGGCGACCGGCTGGACCGTGTATGATTCCCTGTTCGTCGCTGACTGTCCGTATTCTCCCATCGCGGTTTCAGCGACCGTGCTGTTTGTATTGTGGCTGATCTGTCTCTGGATGTATCTGCAACGGATCTTTATCAAGATTTGA
- a CDS encoding YbjQ family protein, with translation MSMPVTTTFTIEGYKIKEYKGIVRGIIVRSPTIAQGFLGGLKNIVGGQIGAYTEMCEQARQQAYDRLLAHAREQGANAIVGLRYDASEVVSKGSATEVLCYGTAVVIEPE, from the coding sequence ATGAGCATGCCGGTCACGACGACGTTTACGATCGAAGGCTATAAAATTAAGGAATACAAGGGCATTGTGCGGGGGATCATCGTGCGGTCGCCGACGATTGCGCAGGGATTTCTGGGAGGGTTGAAGAATATCGTAGGCGGGCAGATTGGTGCCTATACCGAAATGTGCGAGCAGGCCCGGCAGCAGGCGTATGATCGTCTACTCGCCCATGCCCGGGAACAGGGGGCGAATGCGATTGTCGGTCTGCGGTACGACGCTTCGGAAGTGGTCAGCAAAGGCTCGGCGACGGAGGTGTTGTGTTACGGAACCGCGGTGGTGATTGAGCCTGAGTAA
- a CDS encoding DEAD/DEAH box helicase, translating into MSNGFPEIRFQGQLRPSQAEAIAIIEQQLAAGQKRLHVVAPPGSGKTVLGLFLWAHHIRRPALVLSPNSAIQSQWAARTDLFHSTLTPKQLVSTETDSSALLTSLTYQSVTLPRRGDADLEADALDFWIDVLIYKEQAQDPVEAEIWINDLKVHNPDYYEKRMRVYRKAVRDEAILKGNALEMLHTSSQQTLETFKQQGVGLIILDECHHLMGHWGRVLADAHDYLDQPVIIGLTATPPDEKGKRPEDIDRYNDFFGPIDYEVPIPAVVKDGYLAPYQDLAYFVRPSPEELSYVANTDDQLLLIMETLCTPRVTEPESQSENSTDSESEESLPVERAEPLQEWLLHLLTNLELPSGQVVEDWTTFERRDPSLAEASRLFLQQRSIKLPAHVPPISVDLIEEDIPRLNYWAPVLDRYIRHRLRRSPSPADQQLAEQAIDQLRLLGLQITETGCQACASPVGRVIAYSRNKIKALVPILSQEIENLQEHIRAVVIADFEKTSATSAEVEHLLDEEAGGAIAAFKQLVNHPPTDWLNPVLLTGSSVLVDDDIADLLQSRAEEWLSARNIDVTLSREPFDGFDLLNGSGSQWSPRVYVEMITDLFQAGITRCLVGTRGLLGEGWDANKINVLIDLTTVTTSMTVNQLRGRSFRLDPEQPEKVANNWDVVCIAPEFTKGLDDYERFNKKHCRLFGVTDDGLIEKGVGHVHAAFTELKPEGLEESAQLLNSDMLTRSTKRAESRKLWKIGEPYQGIPLKTIEINSSSRKGSGWGFMPFQGLRSPWSAESLTKAVSRAVLESLQEAGQLSKESSLQIGARSGNYIRVFLDKASAADCDLFLSAVNQVFGPLQGARYVIPRHVHEIEDTWISRLLPGLLGRFFRKTEKELAMVHAVPATLARNKRLVAIFESRWNQHVSPGEALFAYRGAGAELVEEAQRAGFVPHSKIHEKEIFL; encoded by the coding sequence GTGAGCAACGGTTTTCCTGAAATCCGGTTTCAGGGACAACTCCGCCCCTCCCAGGCCGAGGCGATTGCGATCATCGAACAACAGCTGGCGGCGGGACAAAAACGCCTGCATGTTGTCGCGCCTCCCGGTTCCGGGAAAACAGTATTAGGCCTGTTTCTGTGGGCGCATCATATCCGCAGACCGGCGCTGGTACTCTCACCCAATTCCGCGATTCAGTCCCAGTGGGCGGCCCGCACCGACCTGTTTCATTCAACGCTCACGCCAAAGCAACTGGTCTCGACAGAAACCGACAGCAGTGCGCTGTTGACGTCTCTCACATACCAGTCCGTCACGCTGCCGCGACGGGGAGATGCCGACCTGGAAGCCGACGCGCTGGACTTCTGGATTGATGTACTCATCTATAAAGAGCAGGCACAGGATCCGGTGGAAGCAGAGATCTGGATCAACGATCTCAAAGTGCATAACCCCGATTACTATGAAAAGCGGATGCGCGTCTATCGCAAAGCGGTCCGCGATGAGGCGATCCTGAAAGGGAACGCGCTGGAGATGCTGCATACTTCGTCACAGCAGACGCTGGAAACCTTCAAACAACAGGGTGTCGGCTTGATTATTCTGGATGAATGCCATCACCTGATGGGGCACTGGGGCCGGGTGCTGGCCGACGCGCATGACTATCTGGATCAGCCTGTCATCATCGGTCTGACGGCGACGCCTCCCGATGAAAAAGGGAAACGCCCGGAAGACATCGACCGCTACAACGACTTCTTCGGCCCCATCGATTACGAAGTTCCGATTCCCGCGGTCGTTAAAGATGGTTACCTGGCCCCCTACCAGGACCTGGCCTATTTCGTGAGACCGTCGCCAGAAGAATTGTCATACGTCGCCAACACCGACGATCAGCTGCTATTAATTATGGAAACCTTGTGTACGCCCCGCGTCACAGAACCGGAATCTCAGTCGGAAAATTCAACTGATTCAGAGAGTGAAGAGTCGCTACCCGTCGAACGTGCTGAGCCACTGCAGGAGTGGTTACTCCATCTACTGACGAATCTGGAGCTTCCTTCAGGCCAGGTAGTGGAAGACTGGACCACGTTTGAACGACGCGATCCCTCCCTGGCAGAAGCCTCGCGTCTGTTTCTGCAACAGCGTAGCATAAAACTCCCAGCCCATGTGCCTCCCATATCAGTCGATCTGATTGAAGAAGACATCCCCCGCTTGAACTACTGGGCTCCGGTGCTCGATCGCTACATTCGCCATCGCCTCAGGCGGTCTCCGTCACCGGCAGATCAGCAACTGGCAGAACAGGCGATCGATCAACTCCGATTACTGGGCCTGCAGATCACCGAAACCGGCTGCCAGGCGTGTGCTTCGCCCGTTGGTCGTGTGATAGCGTATTCTCGAAACAAAATCAAAGCGCTGGTGCCGATTCTCAGTCAGGAGATTGAGAACCTGCAGGAACATATTCGCGCGGTGGTGATCGCCGATTTTGAAAAGACGTCGGCCACTTCCGCGGAGGTGGAACATCTACTGGATGAAGAAGCGGGCGGCGCGATTGCCGCCTTCAAACAACTGGTCAATCATCCGCCGACCGACTGGTTGAACCCGGTGCTGCTGACCGGCTCCAGTGTATTGGTCGATGACGACATTGCGGATCTGTTGCAGAGCAGGGCAGAAGAGTGGCTAAGTGCTCGAAACATCGATGTCACCCTCAGTCGCGAACCTTTTGACGGCTTTGACCTGCTCAACGGCAGTGGTTCACAGTGGTCACCACGTGTCTATGTGGAGATGATTACTGATCTGTTCCAGGCAGGAATCACCCGCTGTCTGGTCGGCACGCGGGGACTGCTGGGCGAAGGCTGGGATGCGAATAAGATCAACGTGCTCATCGATTTGACAACCGTCACAACGTCCATGACCGTCAATCAGTTACGCGGCCGTTCGTTCCGTCTCGACCCGGAACAGCCGGAGAAGGTTGCCAACAACTGGGACGTCGTCTGCATTGCGCCTGAATTCACGAAAGGGCTGGACGACTACGAACGTTTCAACAAAAAACACTGCCGCCTGTTTGGCGTCACCGATGACGGCCTGATTGAAAAAGGGGTCGGGCACGTCCACGCCGCGTTTACCGAACTCAAACCTGAGGGGCTGGAAGAATCGGCCCAGTTACTTAACAGCGATATGCTGACCCGTTCCACGAAGCGCGCCGAATCCCGGAAACTCTGGAAGATTGGCGAACCGTACCAGGGTATACCTCTGAAAACGATTGAGATTAACAGTTCCAGCCGTAAAGGGTCAGGCTGGGGATTCATGCCGTTTCAGGGACTGCGTTCTCCCTGGTCGGCGGAATCGTTAACTAAAGCTGTCAGCCGTGCGGTCCTGGAGTCACTGCAGGAAGCGGGGCAGCTCTCGAAAGAATCTTCACTGCAGATCGGTGCCCGCTCCGGTAACTATATTCGCGTCTTTCTCGACAAGGCATCGGCAGCAGATTGCGACCTGTTCCTGTCCGCCGTCAATCAGGTCTTCGGCCCTCTGCAGGGAGCCCGCTATGTCATTCCCAGGCACGTGCATGAGATCGAAGACACCTGGATCTCGCGTTTACTGCCGGGGCTACTGGGACGTTTTTTTCGCAAGACCGAAAAAGAACTGGCGATGGTCCACGCTGTGCCGGCAACGCTCGCGCGAAATAAGCGGCTGGTGGCGATCTTTGAGTCACGCTGGAATCAGCACGTCAGTCCGGGCGAGGCGCTCTTCGCCTATCGGGGGGCAGGGGCAGAACTGGTTGAGGAAGCGCAACGAGCGGGCTTTGTTCCCCATAGCAAAATCCATGAGAAAGAGATTTTTCTCTAA
- the galE gene encoding UDP-glucose 4-epimerase GalE produces MTILVTGGAGYIGSHCVQQLLAAGQKVCVIDNLSRGHRAAVPSQASFFQLDLSETDELIDVMKSQRIEKVIHFAALAYVGESVENPLPYYANNTAGTLSLLQAMRQSRVSQIVFSSTCATYGIPETIPVTEESAQSPINPYGWSKLFIEQILTDCAHSYPNFGFIGLRYFNVAGCAINGSLGEDHSPETHLIPNCLNTALGKQSHVTILGNDYPTADGTCIRDYIHVEDICQAHLLALNALTPQANRFYNVGLSSGFSVLDVVQTTEQVTGRAIPIEYQARRPGDPPVLSASHEKITRELGWSPRHTSLTEIIESAWNWFQKHPDGYQSKGPAASSSESGENT; encoded by the coding sequence ATGACGATCCTTGTCACTGGCGGAGCGGGCTATATCGGCTCACATTGTGTTCAGCAACTGCTCGCCGCCGGGCAGAAAGTATGTGTAATCGATAATCTGTCCCGCGGCCATCGCGCAGCGGTTCCCTCCCAGGCCTCGTTTTTTCAACTCGATCTGAGCGAGACCGATGAGTTAATCGACGTCATGAAATCGCAGCGGATCGAAAAAGTCATCCACTTCGCGGCACTCGCCTATGTTGGAGAATCGGTCGAAAATCCGCTGCCCTATTATGCGAATAACACGGCGGGCACGCTGTCACTGCTGCAGGCGATGCGACAGTCGCGCGTCAGCCAGATTGTGTTCAGCTCCACCTGCGCCACTTATGGGATTCCGGAGACCATTCCCGTTACGGAAGAAAGCGCACAGAGCCCTATCAATCCTTATGGCTGGTCGAAACTCTTCATCGAACAGATTCTGACCGACTGCGCCCACAGTTACCCCAACTTCGGGTTTATCGGCCTGCGGTACTTCAACGTCGCCGGTTGCGCCATCAATGGTTCACTGGGCGAAGACCACAGTCCCGAAACGCATTTGATTCCCAATTGCCTGAATACGGCGCTTGGCAAGCAGTCGCATGTGACTATTCTGGGAAATGACTATCCGACGGCGGACGGGACCTGCATCCGCGACTATATTCACGTCGAAGATATCTGCCAGGCGCATCTGCTGGCGTTGAACGCGCTCACGCCGCAGGCAAACCGGTTTTACAACGTGGGTCTGAGCAGCGGATTTTCCGTGCTCGACGTTGTCCAAACAACAGAGCAGGTGACCGGTCGTGCAATCCCGATCGAATATCAGGCCCGTCGTCCCGGAGATCCGCCAGTGCTCTCCGCCTCGCATGAAAAAATCACTCGAGAGCTGGGCTGGTCGCCACGCCATACTTCGCTGACCGAGATTATTGAATCGGCGTGGAACTGGTTTCAGAAACATCCTGACGGTTATCAGAGTAAGGGCCCAGCCGCCTCTTCCAGCGAATCCGGGGAGAACACGTGA
- a CDS encoding NADAR family protein, translating to MTIYFYTKNDTYGEFSNFSPHGVERDGLWWPTVEHYFQAQKFADDVYRERIRTAHDAKQAANLGRSRKVPLRADWEEVKDEVMYQGVLQKFQTHAELKTLLLSTGEQEIVENAPGDYYWGCGKEGTGLNRLGEILVRVRGELRQVD from the coding sequence ATGACGATTTATTTCTACACGAAAAACGATACGTACGGCGAATTTTCGAACTTCTCGCCGCACGGAGTGGAACGGGACGGACTCTGGTGGCCGACAGTAGAGCATTATTTTCAGGCGCAGAAGTTTGCAGATGACGTGTACCGCGAACGGATCAGGACTGCACATGATGCCAAGCAGGCGGCCAATCTGGGCCGGAGCCGCAAGGTTCCCCTGCGGGCGGACTGGGAAGAGGTCAAGGATGAGGTCATGTACCAGGGGGTGCTCCAGAAATTTCAGACACACGCGGAACTGAAAACATTGTTGCTATCGACCGGGGAACAGGAGATTGTGGAGAATGCTCCCGGTGACTACTACTGGGGCTGCGGCAAGGAGGGAACCGGGCTCAATCGGCTGGGTGAGATCCTGGTGAGGGTACGCGGGGAACTCAGACAGGTTGATTAA
- the queF gene encoding preQ(1) synthase, with protein sequence MSENEASRELLETFENPYPHRDYVMETVCPEFTSVCPKTGQPDFGTLMIAYIPDKVCFELKSLKMYLQSYRNVGAFYEDVTNRILDDLVAATDPRWMELRAEFTPRGGISSTVTVSHHKED encoded by the coding sequence ATGAGCGAAAACGAAGCCTCCCGCGAACTGCTGGAAACATTTGAAAACCCCTACCCCCACCGCGACTATGTCATGGAAACCGTGTGCCCGGAATTCACATCGGTCTGCCCCAAAACCGGCCAGCCCGATTTTGGTACGCTGATGATCGCCTACATTCCGGACAAGGTCTGCTTCGAACTCAAGTCGTTAAAAATGTATCTGCAGAGTTACCGCAACGTCGGTGCCTTTTATGAAGACGTGACCAACCGTATTCTGGATGACCTGGTCGCTGCCACCGATCCCCGCTGGATGGAACTGCGAGCCGAGTTCACTCCCCGCGGCGGAATCAGCAGTACGGTCACCGTTTCGCATCACAAAGAAGACTAG
- a CDS encoding TIR domain-containing protein encodes MNIELLESDFDKVSYLLNLLTASATGLDADNREFEELRRELLSDTTLAPMLPQWLRQHRNLGSFWGFIKHKYSTYAERRTYLSEQFTPILDALEFGQMTQPEKAQTITSTTTPPTQVVARNKRKVFIVHGHDNEAKQEVSRFIEKLGLEAIILHEQASTGKTIIEKIEHYSNDADFALVLYTACDHGRGVHETKIPPRNRARQNVVFEHGYLMAKLGRENVCSLVKGKIETPNDIGGLVYVALDENGAWKTDVAKELKACGYVIASII; translated from the coding sequence TTGAATATCGAGTTATTAGAAAGCGATTTCGATAAGGTAAGTTATCTCCTGAACCTGCTTACTGCTAGTGCAACTGGTCTTGATGCTGATAATCGAGAATTCGAAGAACTACGCCGAGAGTTACTAAGTGATACTACACTAGCTCCAATGCTACCCCAGTGGTTACGCCAACATCGAAATCTCGGATCTTTCTGGGGGTTCATAAAGCATAAATACAGTACTTATGCCGAGCGGAGAACCTATTTATCGGAGCAGTTCACCCCAATTCTTGATGCTCTAGAGTTTGGTCAAATGACGCAACCAGAAAAGGCACAAACAATCACCTCAACAACAACACCTCCAACACAAGTTGTCGCAAGAAATAAGCGCAAGGTCTTTATTGTTCATGGTCATGATAATGAAGCAAAACAAGAAGTTAGCCGTTTTATCGAAAAGTTAGGTTTAGAGGCGATTATTCTTCATGAACAAGCCAGTACTGGAAAAACCATCATTGAAAAAATTGAGCACTACTCCAATGATGCGGATTTCGCACTAGTTCTGTATACGGCATGTGATCATGGTCGCGGCGTTCATGAGACCAAAATTCCACCAAGAAATAGAGCCCGTCAAAATGTGGTATTTGAACATGGTTATCTGATGGCAAAACTAGGGAGAGAAAATGTTTGCTCACTCGTTAAGGGCAAAATTGAAACCCCTAATGATATTGGTGGACTCGTGTACGTTGCCCTTGATGAAAACGGCGCTTGGAAAACAGATGTGGCAAAAGAACTAAAGGCTTGTGGGTATGTTATTGCAAGTATTATTTAG
- a CDS encoding DUF1501 domain-containing protein: protein MQIDLNQLQHDFTRRQFFRSSATGIGAAALGSLLNPDLFASETPSVSSSHFPGKAKRVIYLFMHGGPSQMELFDYKPRLKQLNSEPLPDSVRGDQRLTGMTSGQKSFPIAAPNQFRFQQHGESGTWVSDALPHFAKVIDDVCVIKSMHTEAINHDPAVTLMQTGHQQPGRPSFGAWSSYGLGSENQNLPSFVVLISDGSASRPADPLYARLWGTGFLPSSHQGVNFRKNGDPVLYLSNPPGINDASRRGMLDGLAQLNQRQFDDYRDPEIQTRIAQYEMAYRMQTSVPDLTDFSSETEQTFDLYGDASRKPGTYAANCLLARRMAERGVRFIQLYHRGWDQHYNLPSDLRLQCGDIDQPTAALLTDLKQRGLLDDTLIVWGGEFGRTIYSQGTLTSTDYGRDHHGRCFTMWLAGGGIKPGISYGATDDFCYNVAENPVHVHDLNATLLHCMGLNHERLIFKHQGRDYRLTDVHGTVIDKILA from the coding sequence ATGCAGATAGACCTGAATCAATTACAACACGATTTCACCCGCCGCCAGTTCTTCCGCTCCAGCGCAACCGGCATCGGTGCGGCGGCCCTGGGTTCGCTGCTGAACCCCGATCTGTTCGCCAGCGAAACACCGTCCGTCAGCAGTTCGCATTTCCCGGGCAAAGCCAAACGCGTGATCTATCTCTTCATGCATGGCGGCCCGTCACAGATGGAACTGTTCGACTATAAACCCCGGCTCAAACAGTTGAATTCTGAGCCGCTCCCCGATTCCGTTCGCGGCGATCAGCGTTTGACCGGCATGACTTCCGGCCAGAAGTCGTTCCCCATCGCCGCCCCCAATCAGTTCCGCTTTCAGCAGCATGGCGAAAGTGGCACCTGGGTCAGCGATGCCCTGCCGCACTTCGCGAAAGTCATCGACGATGTCTGCGTGATCAAATCGATGCACACCGAAGCCATCAACCACGACCCCGCCGTCACCCTGATGCAGACCGGACACCAGCAACCGGGCCGCCCCAGTTTCGGCGCCTGGTCGAGTTACGGCTTAGGCAGCGAGAACCAGAATCTCCCCTCGTTCGTCGTCCTCATCTCCGATGGCAGCGCGTCACGTCCTGCTGACCCGCTGTATGCGCGCCTGTGGGGCACCGGCTTTCTGCCTTCCAGCCATCAGGGGGTCAACTTCCGCAAGAACGGCGATCCCGTGCTCTACCTCTCCAATCCGCCGGGCATCAACGACGCCAGCCGTCGCGGCATGCTGGATGGGCTCGCCCAACTCAATCAGCGACAGTTCGACGATTACCGCGATCCCGAAATCCAAACCCGCATCGCGCAGTACGAAATGGCGTATCGCATGCAGACCTCGGTCCCCGATCTGACCGACTTCTCCAGTGAAACCGAACAGACGTTCGACCTCTACGGCGACGCCTCCCGCAAACCGGGCACCTACGCCGCCAACTGCCTGCTCGCTCGTCGCATGGCAGAGCGGGGCGTGCGATTCATTCAACTCTACCACAGAGGCTGGGACCAGCATTACAACCTCCCCAGCGATCTCCGCCTGCAATGTGGCGACATTGACCAGCCCACCGCAGCACTGCTGACCGACCTCAAGCAGCGCGGTCTGCTCGACGACACCCTCATCGTCTGGGGCGGCGAATTTGGTCGCACGATCTACAGCCAGGGCACCCTCACCAGCACCGATTACGGCCGAGACCATCACGGCCGCTGCTTCACCATGTGGCTGGCCGGCGGCGGCATCAAGCCCGGCATCTCGTATGGTGCGACCGACGACTTCTGCTACAACGTCGCCGAAAACCCCGTCCACGTCCACGATCTCAACGCGACGCTGCTACATTGTATGGGCCTGAACCACGAACGCCTGATCTTCAAACACCAGGGCCGCGACTACCGCCTGACCGACGTCCACGGCACCGTGATTGACAAGATCCTCGCATAG